The proteins below are encoded in one region of Silene latifolia isolate original U9 population chromosome 2, ASM4854445v1, whole genome shotgun sequence:
- the LOC141642264 gene encoding exopolygalacturonase-like: MGKDYYIKLFLVIILVGETLVLTESRGKGGGLRDGDGISEIPGPGEKVFNILSFDAKADGITDNVEAFMGAFRAACDHPGKARVLIPQGTFAVSQVVFAGPCKGTGPMVMQIVGTIMAVPDVSMYPEPEWLIFEDLNGLVIFGGGVVDGQGAQVWEYADCDKNPNCARLSASIVLKRVTNGSIRRITSLNPMGFHFFITRCKNIRMQRLNIKAPGDSPNTDGVHISSSDLIKLSRSRIATGDDCVGILQGSTQIAINKIVCGPGHGISIGSLGKYENEEDVSGVQVKNCTLRDTTNGLRIKTFPFKPNVTPIKASGFLFEDIAFERVKNPIIIDQEYCGSGHSCVKGPSKIRISDIFFHNIRGTTISPKAIDILCSSAVPCQNIYLNNINIAGVSGPTTGSCVNAKINHFGLQFPPVNC; the protein is encoded by the exons ATGGGAAAAGATTATTACATTAAGCTTTTTTTGGTGATTATTCTTGTAGGTGAAACCCTTGTATTAACAGAAAGTAGAGGTAAAGGTGGTGGTCTTAGAGATGGAGATGGGATTAGTGAAATTCCTGGCCCTGGTGAGAAAGTATTCAATATATTGAGTTTTGATGCTAAGGCTGATGGAATAACagataatgttgag GCTTTTATGGGAGCTTTTAGAGCAGCATGTGATCACCCTGGAAAAGCAAGAGTACTTATCCCACAAGGAACATTTGCAGTGTCACAAGTAGTATTTGCAGGGCCATGCAAGGGTACAGGACCAATGGTGATGCAAATTGTAGGAACCATTATGGCAGTGCCTGATGTTTCAATGTATCCTGAACCTGAATGGCTTATTTTTGAAGATCTTAATGGTTTGGTCATCTTTGGTGGTGGAGTTGTTGATGGTCAAGGTGCCCAAGTTTGGGAGTATGCTGATTGTGATAAGAACCCTAATTGTGCTCGTCTTTCCGCG TCAATTGTTCTAAAAAGGGTGACCAACGGCTCAATAAGGAGAATTACTAGTCTCAACCCTATGGGATTCCACTTTTTCATAACTAGATGCAAAAATATTAGAATGCAAAGGCTAAATATTAAGGCGCCGGGAGATAGCCCTAACACTGACGGCGTTCACATAAGTTCATCCGACCTAATCAAGCTATCCAGGTCACGCATTGCGACCGGTGACGATTGTGTTGGAATCCTCCAAGGTTCAACTCAAATTGCGATCAATAAAATTGTCTGTGGTCCTGGCCATGGTATTAG TATTGGTAGCCTTGGAAAGTACGAAAATGAGGAAGATGTTAGCGGTGTTCAAGTGAAGAACTGTACACTTCGTGACACAACCAATGGTCTGAGAATTAAAACATTCCCGTTTAAACCTAATGTTACTCCAATTAAAGCTTCTGGATTTCTATTCGAAGATATTGCCTTTGAAAGGGTGAAAAATCCTATCATAATTGATCAAGAATATTGTGGCTCGGGTCATTCTTGTGTTAAAGGG CCATCTAAAATCAGGATTAGTGACATATTTTTCCACAACATAAGGGGAACCACGATATCACCTAAGGCTATTGATATCTTATGCAGCTCTGCAGTGCCTTGCCAAAATATATATCTCAACAACATAAATATAGCTGGTGTTAGTGGACCAACTACAGGTTCATGTGTTAATGCCAAGATTAACCATTTTGGACTACAATTTCCACCAGTGAACTGctaa